Part of the Desulfovibrio sp. ZJ209 genome, TCGTCATCGAGGCCGAACCCGCCGAAGCCCCGGCTGCCGAGGCTGCGCCTGCGGCGCCTGAGGCTGCCCCCGAATCCGCGGCCACAGCGGCCGCCCCCGCGCAGCCGGCCGGCGATGCGGAAAAGCAGCAGGGCATGAGCGCCAAGGAATGGGTGGCGAGCCTGCCCAGCGGCGCGCCCTATGCCCTCACGGCCTTTGGCGAAGGCCACCTCAAGGACTTTATCGACGAATCCTACGAGATCATCGCCAACCTCAACGACGGCCTCCTCGAGCTGGAGGAAAACCCCACCGGCCGCGACGACCTCGTGAACGACCTCTTCCGCTATTTCCACAACATGAAGGGAAACAGCGGCATCATCGGCTATAACGAGCTCAACGGCCTGACGCACGAGGCCGAGACCCTGCTCAACAATGTGCGCCAGGGCAAGATTACCCCGAGTCACGAGCTCATCGACCTGCTCCTCCTCACGGTGGACGTGATGGAGGGCCTTGTCCAGACCATCGACGTGCCCTCCTGCCAAGCCACGCCCTTTGACACGAGCCCCATCGTCAAGCAGCTCCAGCTTGCGCTCGCAGGCGAGGGCATCGCCCTGCCGCCGGCCCTGCGCGCCGCCCAGGCCCCGGCGCCGGCCACGGAAGCGGCCCCCGCCCCTGCCGAAGCCGTGGCCGAAGTCGAGGTGGTGCAGCCGAGCATCATCCCCGTGGGCCTGGAAAATGACGACGCCGAGGTCTTCCGCGTCACGGTGAAGCAGCAGCAGGAAATCATCAATGCCGCCCTCGCCACCCTGAAAAAGGACGGCACCCACAAGGATTCCATCGACGCCCTCTACCGCTGCCTCATCGCCATCAAGAACGCGTGCAGCTTTGTGGGCCTCGACGAGATCAAGGTCTATGCGGAGCGCACCGCTGGCATCGTTGACCAGGGCCGGAGCACCGGCACGGATTTCGCCTTCCTGACCGACCTGCTCGGCCAGGAGACGGAGATCATCAACGACATGGTCCAAAAGGCGCTGGACGAGGGCAAGGTCAGCGCCAAGACGGAAGAAGCCGCCCCGGCCGCTGGCGCGCCCCAGGCTGCTGCCGCTGCCGCGCCGGCGGCTCCCGCCAAGGAGGCTCCGGCCGCGCAGCCTGAGGCTCCCGCCGCGCCGGCTGCCCCGGCCGCTGCGGAAAAACCCGCGGCAGCCGCTGCTCCGGCCCAGCCTTCTTCCGGGCAGGCCGCCGCGCCCAAGCCCGCGGCCCCTGCGGCCGCCGCTGCCCCCAAGGCGGCGGCTTCGCAAGCACAAGCCGCCCCCAAGCCCGCGCCCAAGGCGGCCGCTCCCGCCGCCCCTGCGGCAGCGCCCAAGGCGGCCCCCGAGCCGGCCGCGGCAGCCCCGGCCCCCGCCAACAACAAGGCCCCCGCGCAGGGCAATGACCACAAGAGCTCGTCCACCATCCGCGTGGACCACGAGCGGCTTGACCACCTGATGAACCTCATCGGCGAGCTCATCATCAACCGCAACCGCTACACGCTCATCGCCCGCTCCCTCGAGGGCAGCGAGGACAGCATCAACGTGGCCGAGGTGGCGCAGAGCCTTTCCGAGACCACCTATGCCATGGCGCGCATTTCGGACGACCTGCAGGACACCATCATGAAGGTCCGCATGGTGCCCGTCTCTTCCGTCTTTTCGCGCTTCCCGCGCCTCGTGCGCGACCTTTCGCGCAAGAGCGGCAAGGAAGTTGACCTCATCATGGAAGGCGAGGAGACGGAACTGGACAAGAGCGTGGTGGAGGTCATCGGCGACCCGCTCGTGCACCTTATCCGCAATTCCGTCGACCACGGCATCGAGCCCGAGGACGTGCGCATCGCCGAGGGCAAGCCCGCCAAGGGCAAGGTGGTGCTCCGCGCCTTCCACAAGGGCAATTCCGTGGCCATCGAGATCGAGGACGACGGCAAGGGCATCGACCCCAACAAGATGCGCGAAGTCGCCATCAAGAAGGGCATCATCACCCCCGAGGAAGCCGCGCAACTGGACGACCGCGAGGCCATCGAGCTTATCTTCGCGCCCGGCTTCTCCTCGGCGGAGAAGATCACGGACATCTCCGGCCGCGGCGTGGGCATGGACGTGGTGCGCACCAACATTAAGAACCTCAAGGGCAGCGTCAACACCTATTCCGAAGTCGGCAAGGGCACGCGCTTCACCCTGAGCCTGCCGCTCACGCTCGCCATCATCGACGCGCTCATGGTCAATGTTTCCGGCCAGATGTACGCCATCCCGCTGGATGCGGTCTCGGAGACCACCAAGATTGAGACCGTGCGCCTCACGGATGTGAAGGGCCGCAAGGCCGTCACCCTGCGCGGCGAAGTGCTGGGCATCGTGGAGCTTTCCGAGATGCTCGGGCTGCCCCGCTCCACCGAGACCCTGCCCGAGGTCCTTTCCGTAGTGGTCATCCATGACAACGAGCGGCGCCTCGGGCTTGTGGTGGATGAACTGCTGGAGCGGCAGGAAATCGTCATCAAGCCCCTGGGCGCCTATCTGGGCGACCTCAAGGGCATCTCCGGCGCCACCATCATGGGCGACGGCTCGGTCATCCTCATCCTGGACCCGCACGAGATCTATCTCATGTCCACTTCCAAGTCGGCCGGCATCAATCCCGGCATGGACCAGAGCAAGCAGCTAGCCGCGAAATAGCGGCGCAGTGTTCCGGGCAGAAAAAGGGGGGCCGTGCGGCTCCCCTTTTTCTGTCGCTTGCGTCAGCATCCCTCCGGCGCCAGATTCAATGCCTGACGCCAGCGGCGCCTCACCGGGCTTTTAGTTGAGATTGTAAATATCATACTTGGAGGCCGTCCCGAGGAAATTCTGGCCCATGTACTGCCAGAGGATGCCTTGGATGTAGCCGGTGTTAAGCCCGGCGAGATTCTGCGGCGCCACGCTGACCACAAAGGCCTCCCGGGCGCGCTGCTCGAAGCCGGCGAGCAGGTCGCCGTAGCCCAGGGGCAGCGCAGAAAGCGACTCCACGCCGTCCGGCAGCGGCTCGCGGTATTCCATGATGATCTTGTCATCGTTAAAGTTGAAGCGCGCGGCGAAATACCGGGCCATCCAGAGTTGCGGGCTGCCGTCGGGCTTGACGGTGGTCACAAGGCCGCTGAAGGGGTCGCGCGCCGGGTCGACGATATAGGTGCACGCCTGGTAGCCCACGCCGCCGAACACTTCCACGGCCTCATCCACGCTTTGGAAATGCCTCGTGATGCTGTCCCAGTACCAGCCCTGGGGCACGGCCGCCTGGGCCGCGATTGCCAGGGGCGCGAGGCCCCCCTCGCCGTACACGGCAAGCCACATCTGGATGGGCAGGCCCCCGAGCATATCGCTCCAGATAAGGCTCGCGGAGCCACGGCCAGCGGCCATCAGGGGCATATTTTTCGCCTTGATGGCGATGTCGGGCCGGGCGGTGGACACATAGGCCGGGCCGAGCATGCCCCTTTGCAGGGCGCCCTCGCAGCCCAGAAGGCCCGCCATAAGGACAAGGGCCAGCAGGAAGGCAAATGGTGAAAAACGGCGCGCAGCAGTGTTGTTCATGTTCATTCTCCCTGGGTTCTTCGCCATGAAGGCGGCCTGCGATCGGCAGCCGCCACTCCGAACATATGCCAAGGATGGGCGCCATGCAAATCCGGCAGGGCACTCCAAAGAACATTGGAAAATGCGCGTGAAGACGCTATGCTGGAGCAGCGGACGCTGCGCCCGGAGGCGGCGCAGCCGCGGAACCTCCTTGGCAGGAGTGGCTCATGAAGGACGCATCCATTTTTCAACGCATTGGCGGCGCGCTGTACTTCCCCGCTCCGGGCGGGGGCAGCAGCGTCGGGGGGGATATGCGGCTGGCCCTGTGGGGGCTCGTCGTGGGCCTCCTCTCGGGGGGCGTCATTTCTGTCTTCCGCATCACGACCAGCATGGCCTTCAACGCCGTGGGAAGCTGGTTCCGCGCCCATGCGGGCGACCCGCTCCAGTGCCTGCTCTGGCTCATCCCCGCTGTCATCGGCGCCCTCATCACCGGCTATTTCATGCGCAACCCGGCCATCCGCTCCGGGGCGGGCGCTTGGGTGACGCAGGCCTTGGCCGGCCCGCAAAAGCATGTCTGGGCGCGCATCCTCGTGCCCAAGTTCCTCGGCACCTGGCTCGTCATGGCCTGCGGGCTTTCCGTGGGGCGCGAAGGGCCCTGCATCCAGATGGGCGCCTCCACGGCGCTCGGCCTGGCATGCCTGGACGGCAGGGGTGATGCGGCCACCCATGCGGCCAAAAGGCGCATGCTCGTCCTGTGCGGCTGCGCAGCAGGCCTCGCCGGGGCTTTCAGCGCGCCCTTCGCCGGCATTTTTTATGTCATCGAGGTGCTGAAAGAGCGCATCACGCGCAACCTGCTCATCCTCATGCTGGGCGCGGCCCTGGGCGTCTATCTTTCCGCCACCTGCGTTTTCGGGCTGGGCCTCATGCTGCCCCTCAAGGGGAGCGCCCTCCCGGAACTCCGCTATCTCTGGAACAGCATCCTCGTGGGGCTCGGTGCCGGCTTTGTGGGCGTCATTTATGCCGGCATGCTGCGCCGGTCGCTCGCGCTCTATGCGCGCGGACGGCGCTTCCCCGTCATGCTCAGGCCGCTGCTCCCCTTCCTGGGGGCGGCAGTCATGCTGTTCATCTATCCACAGGCCACCGGCGAGGGGCTTTCCATCTTCGCCGCCATGGAAGCCGGCACCGTGGCTTCCACCCTGCTCGCCTTTTTGTGCGCCAAGCTCCTGTTTACGGCCTTCTGTTACGGCTCGGGCGTGCCCGCGGGCGTCATGGTGCCCATTCTCGCCCTGGGCGGCGTGGCCGGGGGGCTTTGCGCCATGGGCTTTGCGGCGGCTGGCATCGCCGGCGGCGGGGGCATGGCGGCCTTCATCACCATGGGCATGGCGGCGGCCTTTGCCGCGGCGGAGCACGCGCCCCTGACGAGCATCGTGCTCGTGCTGGAGATGACGGGCGCCTATGCCGCCACGCCCGGGCTGCTCGTGGCCTCCTGCGTGGCCGTGCTGCTCGCGCGCGGGATGCGGGCGCGGCCAGTTTAGTTAGTGGCGGAGCCCGCTTTTGCGGCCCTCCTTGCCCGTCTGCGACTTCTTGTTTAGGATAAGCCAGAAAGCCGCCGGCCACGCGTGAGCGCGCCGGCTTCCCCCGCGCGAACCGCGCCGGGCCTTGGAAACCCTTTGCACAGGAGAAAACCATGTCGATTTTTGACGTTCTCAATACAGATTCCTTCGGCTCCGCCCTGGAGATCCTGACCGGGCAGGCGAAATCCGCGGCCCGCGACCTCGGGAACAGCACCCCGGGCGGCCTCGGCGGCCTGCTTGGCGCGGGCGCCCTTGGCGCCGTGCTCGGCAACTTCGCCTCCGGCGACCTTCTCAAGAACGTGGCGCTCGCCGGCGCCGGCGCCGTCGCCTGGAACTTCTACCGCAAATGGGCGGCCGGCCAGCAGGCGGACGCGCAGACGGAAGAAAGGAGCCGGGGCGCCGGTGTGGCCGCCACCGACCCCACCGCCGAGCTGGTTATGCGCGCCATGGTCTACGCGGCGCGCGCCGACGGCAGTATCGACGCCACCGAGCGCCAGCGGATGCAGAAGGTGCTCCAAACCATGCTGGGCAACCAGGATGCGGGCGTCGTCCTTGAGCGCATCCAGGGCGAGACCATCGACCCCTCGAAGATCGCCGCGCAGACGCGCACGCCTGAGCAGGCGGAGGATGTGTACCGTCTCTCCTGCTCGGTCATCGACATCGACCACTTCATGGAACGCGGCTATCTGGACGCCCTGGCGCAGAGCCTCGGCATCGGCGCCGCGCGCAAGGGCGAGCTGGAGGCCGAGGCAGCACAGGCCCGCGCGGCACTGCGGACGGCCATCCAGCAGAGCTGCTGACCCAAGACGCAGGCGCCCCGTTCTCCGGGCGCTCCGCTACTGCATATGCAAGGGAGCCTGGCGGTTGTACCGTCAGGCTCCCTTGCTTTGCTCTATCCCTTTCGGCCTTGCGCCGCCGGAAACGACGGCTACTTGCCCGCGTCCTTCACATCCACGATCTTGACGCCGAATTCCGCCACATCGTCCGGCGGGTCATAGAACAGGATCATGAAGGGCACTTCCCCGCCCGGCGGGACGTTGGTGTTGTTGGTCAGGATCTCGACCTTGTTGTTGAGGAAGGCTTCCATCTCCTTCTCGCTCAACACCTGGAGCTGGAAGAGCGAAAGCTGGGTGCCCGCCAACTGTTTCTTGACGGCCAGCGGCTTCTTGTCCTTGTCGTAGATGGCGCCCTCAAGGGCGATGAGCTCCTTGGGCTCGGGAAATTCGTTGACCACCCGCCCCTCGATGACGAAGACCTTGCCCACCTTTTCATTGAGCACATTGTACTGGCGCACGTTGCGCATGGTGAGCAGTTCCACCTTCTTGGCGATGTCCGCCTCGCTCGGCGGGGTCTCCTTCTGGTGGAAAAAGTAGAACCAGGCGCCGGCCCCGCCGCCGGCGAGCAGCAGGATAAGCACAAGCGCCAGCCAAAGCTTGCCCCGGCCGCCCCGCTTGCGCCCGAGCTCCGGCAGGGGCTCCTTCGGGGCTTCCTTGCGCGGCGCCTGCGGGGCTTGCGCCGGGGCGGTGCCCCCGGGCTGCCCGGGTAGCGAAAACACAGTCTTGCAGACGGCGCAACGCAACTTGGCGCCCGGCTTGGCGGCGGCATCGGGCAGGTTGAACCGGCTCGCGCACTGCGGACATTTCACTTCCATGCCATGACTCCAGAAAGCTCCTCGACGGCCCGGGCCTTTCTAGCCCCGGGCCGGCTCGAGCTCGTAAATGCCGGGCAGGGCCCGGTAGCGCTCGGCATAGTCAAGCCCATAGCCTACAAGAAAGCCGGAATCGAGGGAAAAGCCGATAAAATCCACGGCCACTTCCTTCTCCCTGCGCCCGGTCTTGTTGACAAGGGCGGCAACGCGCAGGCTGCGCGGCCCGCGCGCCGCAAAGGTATCCAGCACAAAGCGCATGCTGCGCCCGCTGTCCACGATATCCTCCACGAGCAGCACGTGCTTGCCGCGGATCTCGTTTTCCACATCCTTGCTGAACACCACCCGCCCGGAACTGGCCGTGCCCATGCCGTAACTGGCGATGCGGATGAACTCGAGCTCCAGCTTGCTGTTTCGCAAGGCGCGCACGAGATCGCTGAAAAAGATGCAGGCGCCCTTGAGGACGCAGACAGCCACCAGGGGCTCGTCACCGTAGCAGGCGTCGATTTCCGCCGCCATGCCGCGGACGCGGCCGGCGATGTCCTCCGCGCTGAATACCGAGACGAGCCTGCCCGCGCCCGGCGCATCGACAGCAGGCACCTGTCCGTGGCTATTTCTTTCCGAGCAGGTCATCCACCAGC contains:
- a CDS encoding chemotaxis protein CheA, coding for MSQDFFDPELVADFIAEAKEHLETIEPNLLELEKAPDNLALLNDIFRPMHSLKGASGFLGLNRINHLAHKSENILDELRKGSMQVTSEIMDVILSSTDALRQMIENLESTNSEGDVETESIMAQIDAIMAGESAKPVAPEESAPEEAGAEEAPVEDAAPIEVEAEVVIEAEPAEAPAAEAAPAAPEAAPESAATAAAPAQPAGDAEKQQGMSAKEWVASLPSGAPYALTAFGEGHLKDFIDESYEIIANLNDGLLELEENPTGRDDLVNDLFRYFHNMKGNSGIIGYNELNGLTHEAETLLNNVRQGKITPSHELIDLLLLTVDVMEGLVQTIDVPSCQATPFDTSPIVKQLQLALAGEGIALPPALRAAQAPAPATEAAPAPAEAVAEVEVVQPSIIPVGLENDDAEVFRVTVKQQQEIINAALATLKKDGTHKDSIDALYRCLIAIKNACSFVGLDEIKVYAERTAGIVDQGRSTGTDFAFLTDLLGQETEIINDMVQKALDEGKVSAKTEEAAPAAGAPQAAAAAAPAAPAKEAPAAQPEAPAAPAAPAAAEKPAAAAAPAQPSSGQAAAPKPAAPAAAAAPKAAASQAQAAPKPAPKAAAPAAPAAAPKAAPEPAAAAPAPANNKAPAQGNDHKSSSTIRVDHERLDHLMNLIGELIINRNRYTLIARSLEGSEDSINVAEVAQSLSETTYAMARISDDLQDTIMKVRMVPVSSVFSRFPRLVRDLSRKSGKEVDLIMEGEETELDKSVVEVIGDPLVHLIRNSVDHGIEPEDVRIAEGKPAKGKVVLRAFHKGNSVAIEIEDDGKGIDPNKMREVAIKKGIITPEEAAQLDDREAIELIFAPGFSSAEKITDISGRGVGMDVVRTNIKNLKGSVNTYSEVGKGTRFTLSLPLTLAIIDALMVNVSGQMYAIPLDAVSETTKIETVRLTDVKGRKAVTLRGEVLGIVELSEMLGLPRSTETLPEVLSVVVIHDNERRLGLVVDELLERQEIVIKPLGAYLGDLKGISGATIMGDGSVILILDPHEIYLMSTSKSAGINPGMDQSKQLAAK
- a CDS encoding DUF4851 domain-containing protein, whose amino-acid sequence is MNNTAARRFSPFAFLLALVLMAGLLGCEGALQRGMLGPAYVSTARPDIAIKAKNMPLMAAGRGSASLIWSDMLGGLPIQMWLAVYGEGGLAPLAIAAQAAVPQGWYWDSITRHFQSVDEAVEVFGGVGYQACTYIVDPARDPFSGLVTTVKPDGSPQLWMARYFAARFNFNDDKIIMEYREPLPDGVESLSALPLGYGDLLAGFEQRAREAFVVSVAPQNLAGLNTGYIQGILWQYMGQNFLGTASKYDIYNLN
- a CDS encoding chloride channel protein — encoded protein: MKDASIFQRIGGALYFPAPGGGSSVGGDMRLALWGLVVGLLSGGVISVFRITTSMAFNAVGSWFRAHAGDPLQCLLWLIPAVIGALITGYFMRNPAIRSGAGAWVTQALAGPQKHVWARILVPKFLGTWLVMACGLSVGREGPCIQMGASTALGLACLDGRGDAATHAAKRRMLVLCGCAAGLAGAFSAPFAGIFYVIEVLKERITRNLLILMLGAALGVYLSATCVFGLGLMLPLKGSALPELRYLWNSILVGLGAGFVGVIYAGMLRRSLALYARGRRFPVMLRPLLPFLGAAVMLFIYPQATGEGLSIFAAMEAGTVASTLLAFLCAKLLFTAFCYGSGVPAGVMVPILALGGVAGGLCAMGFAAAGIAGGGGMAAFITMGMAAAFAAAEHAPLTSIVLVLEMTGAYAATPGLLVASCVAVLLARGMRARPV
- a CDS encoding DUF533 domain-containing protein, whose product is MSIFDVLNTDSFGSALEILTGQAKSAARDLGNSTPGGLGGLLGAGALGAVLGNFASGDLLKNVALAGAGAVAWNFYRKWAAGQQADAQTEERSRGAGVAATDPTAELVMRAMVYAARADGSIDATERQRMQKVLQTMLGNQDAGVVLERIQGETIDPSKIAAQTRTPEQAEDVYRLSCSVIDIDHFMERGYLDALAQSLGIGAARKGELEAEAAQARAALRTAIQQSC
- a CDS encoding zinc-ribbon and DUF3426 domain-containing protein, with amino-acid sequence MEVKCPQCASRFNLPDAAAKPGAKLRCAVCKTVFSLPGQPGGTAPAQAPQAPRKEAPKEPLPELGRKRGGRGKLWLALVLILLLAGGGAGAWFYFFHQKETPPSEADIAKKVELLTMRNVRQYNVLNEKVGKVFVIEGRVVNEFPEPKELIALEGAIYDKDKKPLAVKKQLAGTQLSLFQLQVLSEKEMEAFLNNKVEILTNNTNVPPGGEVPFMILFYDPPDDVAEFGVKIVDVKDAGK
- the hpt gene encoding hypoxanthine phosphoribosyltransferase translates to MTCSERNSHGQVPAVDAPGAGRLVSVFSAEDIAGRVRGMAAEIDACYGDEPLVAVCVLKGACIFFSDLVRALRNSKLELEFIRIASYGMGTASSGRVVFSKDVENEIRGKHVLLVEDIVDSGRSMRFVLDTFAARGPRSLRVAALVNKTGRREKEVAVDFIGFSLDSGFLVGYGLDYAERYRALPGIYELEPARG